A single region of the Silene latifolia isolate original U9 population chromosome 8, ASM4854445v1, whole genome shotgun sequence genome encodes:
- the LOC141594794 gene encoding uncharacterized protein LOC141594794, protein MNLGFWNVRGMNREKKQLDVHNFLQSNNAGLFGLIETKIKPGRLNNVMNNVFKEWSISTNSAYHSGGRIWIVWKPNNFDVQFLEYNAQYIHMHITEKGSQLQFYHTIVYAFNGISERESLWSDLKRIVRYSHGPWAVGGDFNCVLSANERLGGKVSTSESEPFQDCLDSCSLMDNQALGAYYTWNNKQSPETRVYSRLDRFVVNQDWMQAFPNMVANFLPEGNFDHTPCLVSMNNKSTTKSRPFKYFNMWSLAPGFKECVLNGWNQRIEGTKMFRIVKKLKALKLNLKTLNNTQFSDIENKADLSQTQLVNLQQKLVADPGNKDLMKQEYELLQSSKILNQAKWDFLGKI, encoded by the coding sequence ATGAATCTTGGATTTTGGAATGTGAGGGGGATGAATAGGGAAAAGAAGCAGTTGGATGTACATAATTTTTTACAGTCTAATAATGCTGGTCTATTTGGTCTCATTGAGACTAAAATTAAACCAGGGAGATTGAATAATGTTATGAATAATGTTTTTAAGGAATGGAGTATCTCTACTAACTCAGCCTATCATAGTGGAGGTAGGATATGGATTGTGTGGAAACCAAATAATTTTGATGTGCAATTCTTGGAATACAATGCACAATACATTCATATGCATATCACTGAGAAGGGATCACAGTTGCAATTTTATCACACTATAGTCTATGCTTTTAATGGGATTTCTGAAAGGGAATCACTGTGGTCAGACTTGAAAAGAATAGTAAGATATAGTCATGGGCCTTGGGCAGTTGGAGGTGATTTCAATTGTGTGTTGTCTGCTAATGAAAGACTAGGGGGTAAAGTTTCTACTTCTGAGTCAGAACCATTCCAAGACTGCCTGGATAGCTGTAGCCTTATGGATAACCAGGCTCTAGGGGCTTACTATACCTGGAATAACAAGCAATCTCCTGAAACCAGGGTATACAGTAGGCTTGACAGGTTTGTGGTCAATCAAGATTGGATGCAGGCCTTTCCTAATATGGTTGCCAATTTTTTACCTGAAGGAAACTTTGATCACACTCCCTGTTTGGTAAGCATGAATAATAAGAGCACTACCAAGTCCAGACCTTtcaaatattttaacatgtggagCTTGGCTCCAGGATTTAAGGAATGTGTACTTAATGGTTGGAATCAGAGAATTGAAGGAACCAAAATGTTCAGGATTGTCAAAAAGTTGAAAGCTTTAAAATTGAATCTTAAAACTCTCAACAATACTCAATTCTCTGATATTGAGAACAAGGCTGATTTGTCCCAGACTCAACTCGTTAACCTGCAGCAAAAGCTAGTGGCTGATCCAGGTAACAAAGACTTGATGAAACAGGAGTATGAATTGCTACAAAGTTCCAAGATTCTTAATCAGGCTAAGTGGGATTTTCTCGGCAAAATCTAA